A genome region from Oryzias latipes chromosome 2, ASM223467v1 includes the following:
- the aamp gene encoding angio-associated migratory cell protein: protein MDDHAEENTVEIHGDEEIIEVIDLNDTEPEPEDLADDLDNVDFEEAELEDDEGWETEDEMEAEAEQDDSELTFSKHTGSVFCVSLDPVTNSLAVTGGEDDKAYVWRVSDGEVLLECSGHKDSVTCAMFSHDSSLVASGDMSGLIKVWRVETKEEVWSFEVGDLEWLDWHPAAPVLMAGTNDGSVWMWKVPAGDCKTFQSPACQATCGRILPDGKRAAVGYEDGTVRVWDLKHGNAIHVVKGQDGHQGALTCLACNKDGSLLLTGSVDGSAKLISSSTGKVVGTFSVEGGKATGSRDEEESNSVEAVGFCSILPLIAVAFLDGTLAIFDLSTHVLRHKCLHQAGIVHLQWEESSSVVSTCSLDGALRLWDARSGGLLSEYRGHGAEILDFTVNREASLAVTASGDNRAKVFCLQRPDR, encoded by the exons atgGATGATCATGCAGAGGAAAACACCGTGGAGATCCACGGAGATGAAGAAATCATTGAAGTCATCGATCTCAACGACACCGAACCAGAACCAG AGGATTTGGCTGACGACCTGGACAATGTGGACTTTGAGGAGGCGGAACTGGAGGACGACGAAGGCTGGGAGACGGAGGACGAGATGGAAGCTGAAGCTGAACAAGATGACAGCGAGCTCACCTTCTCCAAACACACAG GTTCCGTGTTCTGCGTGAGTTTGGACCCGGTCACCAACAGCCTGGCGGTGACAGGAGGAGAGGACGACAAGGCCTATGTGTGGAGGGTGAGCGACGGGGAGGTTCTGCTGGAGTGTAGCG GTCATAAGGACTCGGTGACGTGCGCCATGTTCAGCCACGACTCCTCCCTGGTGGCGTCCGGCGACATGAGCGGCCTGATCAAAGTGTGGAGGGTGGAGACCAAGGAGGAGGTGTGGTCCTTTGAAGTGGGAGACCTGGAG TGGCTGGACTGGCATCCCGCCGCTCCGGTGTTGATGGCGGGAACCAACGACGGCAGCGTGTGGATGTGGAAGGTCCCGGCGGGAGACTGCAAGACCTTCCAGAGCCCGGCGTGCCAGGCCACCTGCGGCAGGATCCTCCCCGACG GGAAGCGGGCGGCGGTGGGATACGAGGACGGGACGGTGCGCGTGTGGGACCTGAAGCACGGGAACGCCATCCACGTGGTCAAAG GTCAGGACGGCCACCAGGGGGCGCTGACGTGCCTGGCGTGCAACAAGGACGGCTCCCTGCTGCTGACGGGGTCTGTGGACGGCTCCGCCAAActcatcagcagcagcacaggAAAG GTGGTGGGAACGTTCTCGGTGGAGGGGGGCAAGGCCACAGGATCCCGGGACGAGGAGGAGTCCAACTCTGTGGAGGCGGTGGGCTTCTGCAGCAT CCTCCCGCTCATCGCCGTGGCGTTTCTGGACGGGACTCTGGCGATCTTTGACCTCTCCACCCACGTCCTGAGGCACAAGTGTCTCCACCAG GCCGGCATCGTCCACCTGCAGTGGGAGGAGTCTTCCTCGGTGGTCTCCACCTGCAGTTTGGACGGAGCGCTGCGTTTGTGGGACGCTCGCTCCGGCGGCCTTCTGTCGGAGTACCGCGGCCACGGCGCCGAGATCCTGGACTTCACCGTGAACAG GGAGGCGTCGCTCGCCGTCACGGCGTCAGGGGACAACCGGGCCAAAGTGTTCTGCCTGCAGAGACCCGACCGATAG